A genomic window from Polaribacter gangjinensis includes:
- the frr gene encoding ribosome recycling factor — protein sequence MNEEVDFILDTAKEAMDSAIAHLEKEFRAIRAGKATPAMLGTVLVDYYGSQTPLSQVANVSTPDPRTLTIQPWEKNMLQVIEKAILLANLGFNPMNNGDVIMINVPPLTEERRIGLAKQAKAEAEHAKVGIRNARKEANNDIKKLEISEDFKKIAEDDVQKLTDAYVKKIDDILVVKEKEIMTV from the coding sequence ATGAACGAAGAAGTCGATTTTATATTAGACACTGCAAAAGAAGCTATGGATAGTGCAATTGCACACTTAGAAAAAGAATTTCGTGCCATTAGAGCCGGAAAAGCAACACCTGCAATGTTAGGTACAGTTTTGGTAGATTATTATGGTTCGCAAACACCATTATCGCAAGTTGCCAATGTTAGCACGCCTGACCCTAGAACACTGACGATTCAGCCTTGGGAAAAAAACATGCTTCAAGTAATTGAAAAAGCAATTCTATTAGCAAATTTAGGATTCAATCCTATGAATAATGGTGATGTTATCATGATTAACGTTCCTCCATTAACTGAAGAACGAAGAATTGGTTTGGCAAAACAAGCGAAAGCTGAAGCTGAACACGCTAAAGTGGGTATTAGAAACGCAAGAAAAGAAGCTAATAACGATATTAAAAAATTAGAAATTTCTGAAGATTTTAAGAAAATAGCTGAAGATGACGTTCAAAAACTAACTGACGCTTACGTAAAAAAGATTGATGATATTTTGGTTGTGAAAGAAAAAGAAATCATGACTGTTTAA
- a CDS encoding efflux RND transporter permease subunit, giving the protein MNFWTKVAGIILRNRYLVLLIIAIITGLLASQIKYMKFSYTEANLLPENHEVNLEYNKFLEIFGEEGNLVILGIKDSSVFSPKKFNAWNHLIDNFEDLEEVDFTLSIADVQKLKADRSKRKFVLEPLFDEDPKTTEEVLAIKKQLFEKLPFYDNLLFNKNTGTLQTAIYIKKELINTPVRRDFIFNKLIPVVEKFEKENNVDVRISGMPYIRTLNSQNIQDEILLFVLGALLITAVIFFFFFRSYRATFITLLVVLIGVTWAFGFIGWFRYEITVLSALIPPLIIVIGVPNAVFLINKYQQEIKKHGNQAKSLQRVITKIGNATLMTNITTAAGFATFVFVKSDLLREFGILASINIISIFILALLLIPIIYSFMPLPKKKHLNHLERKWIENVVDWMEKTVREHRIGIYFTSVIIIIIGIIGVYQIRVSGSLIEDMPKSMGFYKDIKFFENEFGGIMPLEILIDTKKEKGVMKLSTLKKMEKINEAIETFPELSKPISVVNLVKYSKQAYYQGNPKYYQLPTSQEQNYIFAYTKNSSNDSGMLKSFVDSTGRYARITTFMKDIGTDKMDDIQERIQTVIDKEFDKEKYTVSLTGKALVFIKGTNYLITNLVFSLSLAIVLISIFMAWMFRSPQMILISLIPNILPLLITAGLMGFFDIPIKPSTILVFSIAFGISVDDTIHFLAKYRQELIAHNWRIKPSVFAALRETGVSMFYTSIVLFFGFLVFTLSSFGGTIALGGLVSITLLFAMVSNLLLLPSLLLTFEKKIANKKIFKEPAIEIIPAEDEKIED; this is encoded by the coding sequence ATGAATTTCTGGACAAAAGTTGCGGGTATCATTTTAAGAAACCGTTACTTGGTTTTATTAATAATTGCTATCATCACAGGTTTATTAGCTTCGCAAATAAAGTATATGAAATTTTCATATACCGAAGCAAACTTACTTCCTGAAAACCACGAAGTAAATCTTGAATACAATAAGTTTTTAGAGATTTTTGGTGAAGAAGGAAATTTAGTAATTCTAGGGATTAAAGATTCATCTGTTTTTTCTCCTAAAAAATTCAATGCTTGGAATCATTTGATTGATAATTTTGAAGATTTAGAAGAAGTTGATTTTACTCTTTCAATTGCCGATGTTCAAAAACTAAAAGCCGATAGAAGCAAACGAAAATTTGTTTTAGAGCCTTTATTTGATGAAGATCCAAAAACAACAGAAGAAGTCTTAGCCATCAAAAAACAATTGTTTGAGAAATTGCCTTTCTATGATAATTTACTGTTCAATAAAAATACAGGCACTTTACAAACAGCGATTTATATTAAAAAGGAATTGATTAATACGCCTGTTCGTAGAGATTTTATTTTCAATAAATTAATTCCTGTTGTAGAGAAATTTGAAAAAGAAAACAATGTTGATGTTCGAATTTCTGGAATGCCCTATATCCGAACATTGAATTCCCAAAATATTCAAGATGAAATTTTATTATTCGTTTTGGGTGCTTTATTGATTACTGCTGTTATTTTCTTTTTCTTTTTTAGATCATACAGAGCCACATTTATTACGCTTTTAGTAGTATTGATTGGCGTTACCTGGGCTTTTGGTTTTATTGGTTGGTTTCGTTATGAAATCACTGTTTTATCAGCATTAATTCCGCCATTAATCATTGTAATTGGAGTGCCAAATGCTGTTTTCTTGATTAATAAATACCAACAAGAAATTAAAAAACATGGCAATCAAGCAAAATCTTTGCAACGTGTCATTACTAAAATTGGCAACGCAACTTTGATGACAAACATTACAACTGCTGCTGGTTTTGCAACTTTTGTTTTTGTAAAAAGTGATTTATTGCGTGAATTCGGAATTTTAGCATCAATAAATATCATCAGTATTTTTATTTTGGCGCTGTTGCTGATTCCTATTATTTACAGTTTCATGCCACTCCCAAAGAAAAAACATTTGAATCATTTAGAACGTAAATGGATAGAAAATGTGGTTGATTGGATGGAAAAAACGGTAAGAGAGCACAGAATCGGAATTTATTTTACCTCTGTAATTATCATTATCATTGGCATCATTGGCGTGTATCAAATTCGTGTATCAGGTAGTTTGATTGAAGACATGCCTAAAAGTATGGGTTTTTATAAAGACATCAAGTTTTTTGAAAACGAGTTTGGTGGTATTATGCCTTTGGAAATCTTAATTGATACCAAAAAAGAAAAAGGTGTCATGAAATTATCCACCTTAAAAAAGATGGAAAAAATCAATGAAGCAATTGAAACTTTTCCTGAATTATCAAAACCAATTTCGGTGGTAAATTTGGTAAAATATTCTAAACAAGCATATTATCAAGGAAATCCAAAATACTATCAATTGCCCACAAGTCAAGAGCAAAATTACATTTTTGCCTACACCAAAAACTCAAGTAATGACTCTGGAATGTTAAAAAGTTTTGTAGATTCTACAGGTCGTTATGCACGAATTACGACGTTTATGAAAGACATTGGCACTGACAAAATGGATGATATTCAAGAGAGAATTCAAACTGTTATTGACAAAGAATTTGACAAAGAAAAATACACTGTAAGTTTAACAGGAAAAGCCTTGGTTTTTATCAAAGGGACTAATTATTTGATAACCAATTTAGTATTTTCGCTATCACTGGCAATTGTACTTATTTCCATCTTTATGGCTTGGATGTTTCGTTCGCCACAAATGATTTTAATTTCATTAATTCCGAATATTTTACCATTGTTAATTACTGCAGGATTGATGGGCTTTTTTGATATTCCCATAAAACCATCAACTATTCTAGTTTTCAGTATTGCTTTTGGAATTTCAGTAGATGACACCATTCACTTTTTAGCAAAATATCGACAAGAATTAATAGCTCATAACTGGCGTATAAAGCCATCTGTTTTTGCTGCTTTACGCGAAACTGGTGTAAGTATGTTTTATACATCAATCGTATTATTTTTTGGGTTTTTAGTGTTTACATTATCGAGTTTTGGAGGTACTATTGCCTTGGGAGGATTAGTATCCATCACTTTATTATTTGCAATGGTTTCAAACTTATTATTGTTACCTTCATTATTACTAACTTTTGAAAAGAAAATAGCCAATAAAAAGATATTTAAAGAACCCGCAATAGAAATTATTCCTGCGGAGGATGAGAAAATAGAAGATTAA
- the pyrH gene encoding UMP kinase — translation MQYKRILLKLSGEALMGDRNYGIDPKRLSEYAKEIKEVVDKGIEVAIVIGGGNIFRGVAGASNGMDRVQGDHMGMLATCINGLALQSALEAENVFTRLQTALEIKEVAEPYIRRKAIRHLEKGRVVIFGAGTGNPYFTTDTAAVLRAIEIDADAILKGTRVDGVYDADPEKFKNAVKFENITFKDVIEKGLKVMDMTAFTLSEENNLPIIIFDMNKQGNLLKLVSGEKVGTLINI, via the coding sequence ATGCAATACAAAAGAATCCTTTTAAAATTAAGTGGAGAAGCCTTAATGGGCGATCGCAACTACGGAATTGACCCAAAACGTCTTTCAGAATACGCTAAAGAAATTAAAGAAGTTGTTGATAAAGGCATTGAAGTTGCCATTGTTATTGGAGGAGGAAATATTTTTAGAGGTGTAGCAGGTGCAAGTAATGGTATGGATCGTGTACAAGGAGATCACATGGGAATGTTGGCAACTTGTATCAATGGTTTGGCTTTACAAAGCGCCTTAGAGGCAGAAAATGTATTTACAAGATTGCAAACTGCACTCGAAATTAAAGAAGTTGCAGAACCTTATATCCGCAGAAAAGCTATCAGACATTTAGAAAAAGGTCGTGTGGTAATTTTTGGTGCAGGAACTGGAAATCCTTATTTTACAACAGATACGGCCGCTGTTTTAAGAGCCATAGAAATTGATGCTGATGCCATCTTAAAAGGAACAAGAGTTGATGGTGTGTATGATGCAGATCCTGAAAAATTTAAAAATGCTGTTAAGTTTGAAAATATCACCTTTAAAGATGTTATTGAAAAAGGATTGAAAGTGATGGATATGACTGCATTTACATTGAGTGAAGAAAATAATTTACCAATCATCATTTTTGATATGAATAAACAAGGAAACCTATTAAAATTAGTTTCCGGAGAAAAAGTAGGAACATTGATTAATATTTAA
- the asnS gene encoding asparagine--tRNA ligase, with translation MTEKSVVEILNSSILSQEIILKGWVRTFRSNRFIALNDGSTIKNIQCVIDFETTPEDTLKRITTGAAITVKGVVVESQGKGQSVEIQVSEIEILGDSNPEEYPIQPKKHSFEFLRENAHLRTRTNTFGAVMRVRSKLSFAVHTYFQENGFNYVNTPIITGSDAEGAGEMFRVTTLHPSKAPLTEDGNIDYSKDFFGKETNLTVSGQLEAEAYAMSLGKAYTFGPTFRAENSNTTRHLAEFWMIEPEVAFMDLDGNMDLAEDFIKSVLKYILKHCQDDLEFLNQRLLDEDKTKPMNDRSEMSLLEKLRFVVDNNFKRVSYTEAIDILRNSTPNKKKKFQYPINEWGADLQSEHERFLVETHFKCPVILYDYPANIKAFYMRLNDDGKTVRAMDVLFPGIGEIVGGSQREERFDVLVAKMKTLGIEEEELWWYLDLRKFGTAVHSGFGLGFERLVQFSTGMSNIRDVIPFPRTPQNAEF, from the coding sequence ATGACAGAAAAGAGCGTTGTTGAAATTTTAAATTCAAGTATTTTATCTCAAGAAATTATACTAAAAGGTTGGGTTAGAACTTTTAGAAGCAATCGTTTTATTGCTTTGAATGATGGTTCAACTATCAAAAATATTCAATGTGTAATTGACTTTGAAACCACTCCTGAAGATACTTTAAAAAGAATCACAACAGGTGCAGCAATTACTGTAAAAGGAGTTGTTGTAGAAAGTCAAGGAAAAGGACAATCTGTTGAAATTCAAGTTTCTGAAATTGAAATTTTAGGAGATTCCAACCCTGAAGAATATCCAATTCAGCCTAAAAAACATAGCTTTGAATTTTTAAGAGAAAATGCTCATTTACGCACACGAACCAATACTTTTGGTGCTGTAATGCGTGTTCGTTCTAAATTGTCTTTTGCAGTTCATACCTATTTCCAAGAAAATGGTTTTAACTATGTAAATACACCCATTATAACTGGGTCAGATGCTGAAGGCGCAGGAGAAATGTTTCGTGTAACTACCCTTCACCCTTCAAAAGCACCATTAACAGAAGATGGAAATATAGATTATTCAAAAGATTTCTTCGGAAAAGAAACGAATTTGACAGTTTCTGGTCAATTAGAAGCAGAAGCCTATGCCATGTCTCTAGGAAAAGCCTATACTTTCGGACCCACTTTTAGAGCTGAAAATTCAAATACAACTAGGCATTTAGCAGAGTTTTGGATGATTGAACCCGAAGTTGCTTTCATGGATTTAGACGGAAACATGGATTTGGCAGAAGATTTTATCAAATCGGTTTTGAAATATATTTTAAAACACTGTCAAGATGATTTAGAATTTTTAAATCAGCGTTTGTTAGATGAAGACAAAACAAAACCAATGAACGATCGCAGTGAAATGAGTTTGTTAGAAAAATTGCGTTTTGTAGTTGACAATAACTTTAAGCGTGTTTCTTACACAGAAGCGATTGATATTTTACGCAATTCTACTCCAAATAAAAAGAAAAAATTTCAATATCCAATCAATGAATGGGGAGCAGATTTACAATCAGAACACGAGCGTTTTTTAGTAGAAACTCATTTCAAATGTCCTGTAATTTTATATGATTATCCTGCAAATATCAAAGCATTTTATATGCGTTTGAACGATGATGGAAAAACAGTAAGAGCTATGGATGTGTTATTTCCTGGCATTGGAGAAATCGTTGGAGGAAGTCAAAGAGAAGAGCGTTTTGATGTTTTAGTAGCAAAAATGAAAACTTTAGGCATTGAAGAAGAAGAATTGTGGTGGTATTTAGATTTACGAAAATTTGGTACTGCAGTGCATTCAGGTTTTGGTCTTGGTTTTGAAAGATTAGTGCAATTTTCAACAGGAATGAGTAATATTCGTGATGTAATTCCATTTCCAAGAACACCTCAAAATGCAGAATTTTAA
- a CDS encoding IS30 family transposase, with product MKHLTLEQRYVIKAYLECGITKTEIAIKIGVDRSTIHRELKRNNTKQGLYNPNFAQELAEERKEHFTTNRKFTTCMQKQIDKWIKEEQWSPEQIKGYCKCNEVDMVSIERIYQYIRQDKTKGGNLYKHLRHQLKHRKRPVSGKHEIIKNKVSIDQRPDLINNKERFGDWEIDLIVGKNNKGAMVTIVERTTAMIMIKKLEKGKNAEALANTVIDMLLPYKNAVKSITSDNGSEFAQHQKIAKKLQTEFYFAHPYASWERGLSEYSNKLIRQYIPKQSEFNNFDEEFIKQVQHKINRRPRKNLKFKSPKELFFNCVVFDC from the coding sequence ATGAAGCATTTAACATTAGAACAAAGGTACGTAATAAAAGCATATCTTGAATGTGGTATAACAAAAACCGAAATAGCAATAAAAATAGGTGTTGATAGAAGTACCATACATCGTGAATTAAAGCGAAACAATACAAAACAAGGCCTTTACAACCCAAATTTTGCTCAAGAACTGGCAGAAGAAAGAAAAGAGCATTTTACCACTAATCGCAAGTTTACTACTTGTATGCAAAAGCAAATAGATAAGTGGATAAAAGAAGAACAGTGGTCTCCCGAACAAATTAAAGGCTACTGTAAATGTAATGAAGTAGATATGGTTTCTATTGAGAGAATCTATCAATACATAAGGCAAGACAAAACTAAAGGTGGTAACTTGTACAAGCATCTTCGACATCAGCTCAAACACAGGAAACGACCAGTTTCTGGAAAACACGAGATTATCAAAAACAAAGTTTCTATTGACCAAAGACCTGATTTAATTAACAACAAAGAACGATTTGGTGATTGGGAAATAGATTTAATTGTGGGGAAAAACAATAAAGGAGCTATGGTTACTATTGTAGAGAGAACTACTGCTATGATTATGATAAAAAAACTTGAAAAAGGTAAAAACGCAGAAGCACTCGCTAATACAGTTATCGATATGCTGTTACCTTATAAAAACGCAGTAAAGTCAATAACAAGTGATAATGGAAGTGAGTTTGCACAACATCAAAAAATCGCAAAAAAATTACAAACTGAATTTTATTTTGCACATCCATATGCCTCGTGGGAAAGAGGTTTAAGCGAATATTCTAATAAATTAATTAGGCAATATATTCCTAAACAATCAGAATTTAATAACTTTGACGAAGAATTTATTAAACAAGTACAACATAAAATTAACAGAAGACCAAGGAAAAACTTAAAATTCAAAAGTCCGAAAGAATTATTTTTTAATTGTGTTGTATTTGATTGTTGA